From Elusimicrobiota bacterium:
ATCCCAGCATCAGTTAGTTCGTTGCCTTATTAACTGTGGGATTTGGTGTTGGACTGGTCGCTACCCTTTATCCAGTTCGGACTTCCACCGACAAGAATTCAAGGAACTTTCTTGGCACACTCATTTTTTATCTCCGGGGACGGTTATATAAGATTTTTGCTTTTCATACTCACAAAGTTCATTTTGGAAATAATTATGTGGTCAAGAACTTCTATGCCCAGAATGGCGGCAGCGGATACAAGCCGTTTGGTGAGTTTTATGTCGTCTTCCGACGGTGTGGTATCGCCTGATGGATGGTTGTGGACAAAAATTACACTGGCGGCAGAGTATTCTATTGCTGGCTTAAAAACCTCTCTTGGATGGACAAGCGAGGCACTGAGAGTGCCTATTGAGACGAAGTCCCTTTTTAATATCTCATTTCTTGCATTAAGATAGAAAACTACAAAATGTTCTTTTCTTCTGTCGCGAATATCAAGTGTGAATGGTAGAATATCCATCGGCTTTTTGATTGAAACCGCATTTTTATCAAGCCCTCTTTTCACCAGTTCAACAGCAGCGGCAACAACGGACGCTTTCGCCGTGCCTAAACCTTTAATCGCTTTCAATTTGGAAAGTGGCAGTCGGATAAAATCGTCCGCTGGATATTTTTTCAGAATCTCTTTTGCAAGTTGCAGCACATTTTTGCCTTTATAGCCCGTGCCTAAAATTATCGCCAGAAGTTCTTCATCTTTCAGCGACAACACACCGGTTTTTGACAGTTTTTCTCTCGGGAAATCAATCTTATCAATTTCAAATGACATACTGGCTTCCGTGTTTTTTTGCTAAAAACTCTTCAATCTCTTTTTTCTCTAATTCATACCCGCTTCTGCCCATCAATCCGTAAGTAAGCACTTTTCCGAGTTCTACGCCTGGCTGGTCAAACGCATTTATCTCAAACATTTCGCCGATATATGCGGTTGAAAGTTCAAGCATATAGAGAACTTGCCCGATAGTATGCTCAGAAACTTCAGGCAGGATGATGGTGCAGTTCGGACGCGATTGTTTGGTGAGCGCCACACGGGTCGCTTCCTCCTCCGATTTTATCAATTCGTTCAATGTATGTCCTTCAAGATAACGTTTTTCTTTTGTTTTTGGTATTAGTACATTTGTACTATAACCTCCGACGGCCAGAAATGTAATAATTTTATCGTAAGGTCCTTCAATATAAAGTTGAACCTGCGAGTGCTGGTCGGTAACACCTAACGCTTTAACAGGTGTAGGACCGATATTTATAATTTCACTGCGGATATTTGTTTTTTTACCAAGCGATTCTGCCCACAACTGCCTGAACCAGTCAGAGATATCTTTAAGTGCCTGGCAGTACGGCATCATTACACTTATTTTTTTTCCTTTCTGATACAGAAGATATTGTATCGCCGAATAAACCGCAGCTGGATTTTTAGAAATATCCTGACCGCAACGGGCATCCATATCCCTTGCGCCTTCTAATAATTTTTCTATTTCAATCCCGCAAAAAGCGGCTGAAACAAGTCCAACTGGCGAAAGCACAGAAAATCTACCACCTACATTTGCTGGAATTACGAACGAAACTATACCTTCTTTATTCGCAAGTTCTCGTAAATATCCTTTTTGCTCGTCAGTAGAAATAATCACATGTTTCTGCCAGTTTTTGACTTTTATTTTTTTGAGCAGTGCGTTTTTTAGCACGAAAAAGTTGGCAAGACATTCTGCAGTAGTGCCTGATTTTGAGATTACATTGAACACCGTTTTTTTTAAGTTAAGAATATCCAGCAATCCTTTTAGAAGTTCAGGGTCAACATTGTCCGGCACAAAAAGTCGTGGACAGTTTTTTCTTTGTTTTTTTGATAGAAGGTTCCAGTAAGGATGGTTTAATGCTGTTTGTAATGCGATATTGCCGAGTGCAGACCCGCCTATACCAATCACAACAAAATCATCAAATTGTGTTCTCTGCTTTTTGGCAAAACCGGATATTTTTTTTGATTCATCTTCTTTGTATGGCAATTCCATAAATCCAAGTGAGCCATTTGATTTTTTCTGCTGCACAATGTTGTAAGCAGACGAAAGTTTTGGATATAGCGCTTGCAATTCTGACAGTGTTATCCCGTGTTCACCTACAAAATCCGCTATACAATTTGAATAGTCCAATTTTATATCAGCCATTTTTTTCTCCCGTTTCCTCAAATTCTTTTACAATCTCTTTTATTTCAACCTCTGTTTTTTTGAGTTTTTCCCGTAGTATTTTAATCAGTTCAGTTGCCCTTTTTACTTTTTCGGCAAGTTTATCTATTTCTACATTTTCGCCTTCAAGATTTTCTAAAATCGTCTGTAATTCCTCAAGTGCTTTTGAATACGAAATTTTCTCGTTCATCAGTATCTCCTTTAACGGTAATTAAAAATTAAAAATTAAAAATTGTGGTAAAAAAACATTTTGCACGGTCATAAACCCTGCTACCGTCAGGCAGGTGTGCCTACAAACTTTGTGTTTCTGTGTCCTCTGTGTTTAACGGTTTTTTATGGTTTCTGACAATATCTTTTCTCTTTGGAAATAATTTTTCCGCCGAGTTTGCCATCATGCAGTTCAATTTTTACATCATTCCCAACTGACACTTTTTCTATACTTTTTACAATTTTGCCGTCGGCTGTATATACAAGTCCGAAACCTAATTTCAGTATATTAACAGGATTTTTGGAATTATTTAATCGTTCTAATTCATTAAGTTTTCTGAAATTATCTTCAAAAAATTTTTTTAAACTCCATTTAATTTTTTCTTTTATCTGGGCGATATTATTCTCAAGGTCTTTCACAAACATCAAGGTTGCTGATTTTACTTCGCTTGTTATACTTTTTAATCTATCTTTTTCGTCTGTTAAAATCTGTTTCTGAATCTTTAGAATATCGGCAAATGTTTCCTCAGTATCAAGTTCAAACTTTTTTACTTTTTCAACTATGAACTGCGCGGTTGCCGTCGGCGTCTTGAACGACTGATTTGCAACTTCATCGGATACGGTTCTATCAATTTGATGACCGATACCTGTCAAAACAGGTTTTTTTGAGTTCGCAATTGCAACAGCCACGCCTTCTTTATCAAAGCCCATCAAGTCTGAAGCGCTTCCACCACCTCTAACAATTGTTATGACATCCATGTGATATTTGTTGAGCGTAAAAATCGCCGCTCTGACTTCTCGTTCCAAATCGCTGCCTTGCATTCTGGCATCACATAAAAAAATCTTGAAACCATATCCTGAACTTTTTAATTCGTCTATAAAATCGTTATAGGCAGCACTTTCAACTGATGTAATCAAGCCGATATTCATTGGCAGAACAGGGATTTCAAGTTGTTTATTTTTTTCTAAAAACCCGGCTTTTTTCAGTTTTTCAAGCAGCAGTTTTTTTTCAATCGCCATTTTACCGACGGTGTATTCAGGCTCTATATCGGTAATCTGCAGTTGCACTTTTCCTTGTGGTATATAAAAATCTACAAAACATTTTGCCTTTATCTGAAGCCCGTCTTTAAGTGTCAGCCCTGAAGCAATCGTAATCATCTTCTGCTCAATTTTATCTCTATCGTCTCCCCAAATCATTGCTGATATTGATGCCTTTCGTTCTTTTGTTATTGTGTCCTGCTCTACAAGTTCAAAATATACCTGGCGGTAAGGTCTATTATTGGCTCTTAGCAAATCCAGTTCGTATCTGTAAACTTCGCCACAAACCCAGATACCATTTTCAAACTGGTCTGATAGCGTATTTTTTATACGGTTGTTTAACTGGCTTACTGTTAGGACTTCTTCAAACAGTTCTAATTTTTTATTGGTATTCTTATACAGGTTGTGGTTGGTTTTGTGCATAAAAATTAGGATTGTTTTTTTTGCTTTAATTCAGGAATGATTATTTTTTGTTTGCAGTAAATTTTATCAAAATCAGGGATTGTTTCTTTGTTGGCTATCCAGATATTGTACCATTTAGAGCCCTTTCTGAAATGTTTTTTAGCGATATACCAGAGCGTATCGTTCTTTTTGACGATATATAATTTTGGTTCAGGCAATTTTTTTATTACCAGTGTATCTACTGCATTTGATGCATCTCTGGCATATAACAAAGCATTTTCGTAGTCGGCAAGTGCATAATAATTTTTTGCTTTTTTAAGCAATAAGGTTGCAGACGAAACATCAAACCTATCTTTCTTTTTAAGTTTGATTTTTTCGCCACTAACGGCAATTTGCTGTCGCGCTTTGAGTTCCAGTTTTTTGAGACGCTGGGTTTCAATATCTTCTTCTTGTGTCTGTATAGGTTCTTCTTGTATAGCAGTAATGGGGGGGATTGTTGGTGTTCTTCTACTTGCAATCTGCCAGGCACGGTAAAATCGTGAGCAGATATTAAAAACTAGAAAAAAAGTAACTGTTAAAAAAATTATCTGGAGCCGAGTAATTCTACCTGCCATATTTTCTCCGTTTGAAAATCATTTTTCCATCTGTAAATCAATGAATAAGTCAGTGGCTTACTCAAATTACTCAATTGGTCAAAAACAAGATGAACTGAATAGCCAATATAAATACCGTATATTATTAAATCCGGATACATAAAAAATACAACCAGTGAAAACACAACAAATAATTCCCAACTGTGTAGAATCAAAATATTTTTCTTAAACGCATAATTTTCACAACAGTAAAAAAACCGTTTAATATCTGTTTTAAATCCAACTTCTCTAAAGTATTCAACAAGATGGTCAATATCAATCAACACGCCTGCTAATAATAATGCCAGTGATAATTTTAGCGAATTAAAAATCAAATACCAAACTACGGATATAGATAAGGATATTGCAATATGCCGTGTTGGTTTCATTTAATATATGTAAGCCAGTTATACTTATCTTTAGTTTTTCCACGAATAAGATTAAAATATGCGGATTGCAATTTTTTCGTAATCTCACCTCGTCGCCCGTTACCGATGACGACATTATCAATTTTAGAGACAGGTGTAATTTCTGCTGCAGTGCCCGTTAAAAAAACCTCATCAGCGATATAGACTGATTCGCGTGGGATAGCGTGCTGTTCTATCCGTACTCCCATATCTCGTGCAAGAATAAAAACTGTATGTCTTGTAATACCTGCAAGGATTGATGAACTGGTTGGTGGTGTAAAAATCACGCCATTTTTCACAATAAAAATATTCTCGCCGGATGCCTCAGAAACATAGCCAAAAACATCCAGTGCGATTGCTTCTTCATAACCGCTTCGTAACGCTTCCATTTTTATAAGTTGCGAATTGATATAATTACCGCCGGCTTTGGCAAGTGTTGGAAAAGTATCAGGTGCTGCTCGGCGCCAGGACGAGACATGCATTGATGTGCCTTTTTCAAGTGCTTCTTTACCAAGATAAGTTTCCCATTCCCAGCATGCAATAACGCAATTCACCGGGTTTTTTAACGGATTAAGTCCCATCTCACCATAACCACGAAAAACAATCGGCCGGATATAACATTCTTTGTATTGATTGATTTTTACAGTATCCACAATCGCTTTTGCAAACTCTTTTTTTGTGAATGGGATTTTTGTGCAGTAAATTTTTGCCGAATCGTATAGACGGTCTATATGTGCCTCTACCCTGAATATCGCAGGTCCGTTTTTTGTATTGTAACAGCGTAGCGATTCAAAAATAGATGACCCGTAATGTACAACATGTGACATTACATGAATTTTTGCATCTGCCCAGTCAATAAACTTCCCATCAAACCATATTTTTCCTTTTCCAAAACTCATATCGTCCTCCAAGCACAGCGGTCAAAAATTGTTGTTATATTTTTATTCTATCAAAAAAAAATTATTTTGTCAATGAACTGAAAAACTATTCAGTGATTTCAGTGGCTTCAGTGGCTATAAAATTTTCTTGGTGTTGATTTTGTAATACTAACTTAAAGTCTAACGGTGGTGGCGCTGAAAACTCTACTTTTTCTAAACTTGCTGGATGCGTAAATTTTAGATTTGATGCGTGAAGTAGTTGCCGTGTTGCTATTTCTGATGATTTTCCATATTCTTTATCGCCGATAACAGGATGGCCGATATATGCCAGATGAACTCTAATCTGGTGTGTTCTACCTGTATAAGGTTTTATTTCAAGATAAGTTGTTTTTGGAAATCGTTCAAGCACCTTAAAAAATGTTTTTGCTGTTTTTTCTGCTGTAGGACCGACAGCGAACTTTTTTCTGTTATCTGCAGACCTGCCTAAAGGCGCTTCAATAATACCTTTTTTTTCTTTTATAATACCTTCAACGATTGCCAG
This genomic window contains:
- the radC gene encoding DNA repair protein RadC yields the protein MSFEIDKIDFPREKLSKTGVLSLKDEELLAIILGTGYKGKNVLQLAKEILKKYPADDFIRLPLSKLKAIKGLGTAKASVVAAAVELVKRGLDKNAVSIKKPMDILPFTLDIRDRRKEHFVVFYLNARNEILKRDFVSIGTLSASLVHPREVFKPAIEYSAASVIFVHNHPSGDTTPSEDDIKLTKRLVSAAAILGIEVLDHIIISKMNFVSMKSKNLI
- a CDS encoding glucose-6-phosphate isomerase, with the protein product MADIKLDYSNCIADFVGEHGITLSELQALYPKLSSAYNIVQQKKSNGSLGFMELPYKEDESKKISGFAKKQRTQFDDFVVIGIGGSALGNIALQTALNHPYWNLLSKKQRKNCPRLFVPDNVDPELLKGLLDILNLKKTVFNVISKSGTTAECLANFFVLKNALLKKIKVKNWQKHVIISTDEQKGYLRELANKEGIVSFVIPANVGGRFSVLSPVGLVSAAFCGIEIEKLLEGARDMDARCGQDISKNPAAVYSAIQYLLYQKGKKISVMMPYCQALKDISDWFRQLWAESLGKKTNIRSEIINIGPTPVKALGVTDQHSQVQLYIEGPYDKIITFLAVGGYSTNVLIPKTKEKRYLEGHTLNELIKSEEEATRVALTKQSRPNCTIILPEVSEHTIGQVLYMLELSTAYIGEMFEINAFDQPGVELGKVLTYGLMGRSGYELEKKEIEEFLAKKHGSQYVI
- the xseB gene encoding exodeoxyribonuclease VII small subunit, with translation MNEKISYSKALEELQTILENLEGENVEIDKLAEKVKRATELIKILREKLKKTEVEIKEIVKEFEETGEKNG
- the xseA gene encoding exodeoxyribonuclease VII large subunit; translated protein: MHKTNHNLYKNTNKKLELFEEVLTVSQLNNRIKNTLSDQFENGIWVCGEVYRYELDLLRANNRPYRQVYFELVEQDTITKERKASISAMIWGDDRDKIEQKMITIASGLTLKDGLQIKAKCFVDFYIPQGKVQLQITDIEPEYTVGKMAIEKKLLLEKLKKAGFLEKNKQLEIPVLPMNIGLITSVESAAYNDFIDELKSSGYGFKIFLCDARMQGSDLEREVRAAIFTLNKYHMDVITIVRGGGSASDLMGFDKEGVAVAIANSKKPVLTGIGHQIDRTVSDEVANQSFKTPTATAQFIVEKVKKFELDTEETFADILKIQKQILTDEKDRLKSITSEVKSATLMFVKDLENNIAQIKEKIKWSLKKFFEDNFRKLNELERLNNSKNPVNILKLGFGLVYTADGKIVKSIEKVSVGNDVKIELHDGKLGGKIISKEKRYCQKP
- a CDS encoding LysM peptidoglycan-binding domain-containing protein, whose product is MAGRITRLQIIFLTVTFFLVFNICSRFYRAWQIASRRTPTIPPITAIQEEPIQTQEEDIETQRLKKLELKARQQIAVSGEKIKLKKKDRFDVSSATLLLKKAKNYYALADYENALLYARDASNAVDTLVIKKLPEPKLYIVKKNDTLWYIAKKHFRKGSKWYNIWIANKETIPDFDKIYCKQKIIIPELKQKKQS
- a CDS encoding branched-chain amino acid transaminase; translation: MSFGKGKIWFDGKFIDWADAKIHVMSHVVHYGSSIFESLRCYNTKNGPAIFRVEAHIDRLYDSAKIYCTKIPFTKKEFAKAIVDTVKINQYKECYIRPIVFRGYGEMGLNPLKNPVNCVIACWEWETYLGKEALEKGTSMHVSSWRRAAPDTFPTLAKAGGNYINSQLIKMEALRSGYEEAIALDVFGYVSEASGENIFIVKNGVIFTPPTSSSILAGITRHTVFILARDMGVRIEQHAIPRESVYIADEVFLTGTAAEITPVSKIDNVVIGNGRRGEITKKLQSAYFNLIRGKTKDKYNWLTYIK